The following proteins are encoded in a genomic region of Streptomyces lunaelactis:
- a CDS encoding AfsR/SARP family transcriptional regulator, with protein MRFAVLGPVSAWRGTEEIELGPPQQRAMLAALLLAEGAQVSVGALVDAVWGSTVPASAVSTLRTYVHRLRQLLEPGVDKASSVIQSVGDGYRVHTTPDELDLGAFRRFLAQAEQARRAGNVKGTAGHLRDALALWRGPALAGLRGEYAENQRQRLSELRLSALAARLTAELELGAHAEITGELTDQVTDHPLDERFRNMLMLALYRSGRQAAALDTYREAQALLADELGVDPGPELQATYERVLRADPGLLGPAAPAEPAAVSLLPPEGKLAVPAQLPADLAVFVGRETQLAEATRLVPGGTVVISAIAGMAGVGKTAFAVHWARQIAHLFPDGQICLDLRGFDPDGVPVPPDRALRTVLEALGVPPQSLPQDPSALAAHYRTLIADRQILLLLDNARDAEQVRPLLPGAPGSLVIVTSRNRLAGLIAKDGALPLHLDVLSPAEARDLLARRLGHRRVAAEPEAVDEIIELCARLPLALAVTAARAAVQPAFPLAAVVDELCDSRGRLDAFSDLDTAVDVRAVFSWSYHALTPDAARLFRLLAVHPGPDISLRAAASLAGLTVQQVRRLLAELTQAHLVDERTPGRFASHDLLRAYAGELAGTVDDPEELRATRHRIYDHYLYSAVAAGNPTLFIRHRIALTPLSPEVCPEEFTGSKERASAWFAAEQPVLLAVVHQAEAARFDQHTWQLAWAIELYLGRHGQWRELESALLMAMAAARRLADPTAEAHVLRGLAQAERYAGETKYSRTRLERAIELFGRAGEKTAVAETHRQLSAVLEQQGDLEAALHHSKLCLHLLPSTPDNDRLRNAALLGVGWCNALLGRYEEAIHHCQTALAFAQEQGDDYGALHIFHTIGYAQHHLGQYAEAADCFEHALELIGREGGIPWAEATTLKHLGDTWLSLARPDAARTAWTNGLHILEKLRHPDADLLRARLRELDKPSGPARSHAHDV; from the coding sequence GTGCGGTTCGCGGTACTGGGACCGGTCAGCGCGTGGCGTGGCACGGAAGAGATCGAGCTCGGCCCGCCGCAGCAGCGGGCGATGCTTGCCGCGTTGCTGCTGGCAGAGGGCGCCCAGGTGTCCGTCGGCGCACTGGTCGACGCCGTATGGGGGAGCACCGTACCCGCCTCCGCGGTGTCCACGCTGCGCACCTACGTCCACCGGCTGCGGCAGTTGCTGGAGCCGGGTGTCGACAAGGCGTCGTCCGTGATTCAGTCCGTCGGCGACGGCTACCGTGTGCACACGACGCCGGACGAACTGGACCTGGGAGCCTTCCGGCGCTTTCTCGCGCAGGCTGAGCAAGCCCGCAGAGCCGGGAACGTCAAGGGCACGGCGGGGCACCTCCGTGACGCGCTCGCGCTCTGGCGGGGACCGGCGCTGGCCGGCCTCCGGGGCGAGTACGCCGAGAACCAGCGACAGCGGCTCAGTGAGTTGCGGCTGTCCGCGCTGGCGGCGCGTCTGACGGCCGAACTGGAGCTGGGTGCCCACGCGGAGATCACCGGGGAGCTGACAGATCAGGTCACCGATCACCCCCTGGACGAGCGGTTCCGGAATATGCTGATGCTCGCCCTGTACCGGTCCGGCAGGCAGGCAGCGGCTCTCGACACCTACCGGGAGGCGCAGGCACTGCTCGCGGACGAACTCGGCGTCGATCCGGGCCCGGAACTCCAGGCCACGTACGAGCGGGTGCTGCGAGCCGACCCGGGACTTTTGGGCCCTGCCGCCCCGGCCGAGCCCGCTGCCGTGTCCCTCCTCCCTCCTGAGGGTAAACTTGCCGTCCCGGCACAACTGCCCGCGGACCTGGCCGTGTTTGTCGGCCGGGAGACCCAACTGGCTGAGGCGACCCGCCTGGTCCCGGGCGGTACGGTAGTGATCAGCGCCATCGCGGGCATGGCCGGCGTCGGGAAGACGGCCTTCGCGGTCCACTGGGCGCGGCAGATCGCCCACCTCTTTCCCGACGGTCAGATCTGTCTCGATCTGCGCGGCTTCGATCCCGACGGAGTCCCGGTCCCGCCGGACCGTGCGCTGCGCACGGTCCTCGAGGCGCTCGGTGTCCCGCCGCAGAGCCTTCCGCAGGACCCGTCCGCGCTGGCGGCCCACTATCGCACCCTGATCGCTGACCGGCAGATCCTGCTGTTGCTGGACAACGCCCGCGACGCCGAACAGGTACGACCGCTGCTACCCGGGGCACCCGGCTCACTGGTTATCGTCACCAGCCGGAACCGGCTGGCCGGGCTGATCGCCAAGGACGGTGCGTTGCCTCTCCACCTCGACGTGCTCTCCCCGGCCGAGGCCCGTGACCTGCTCGCCCGCCGCTTGGGGCACCGGCGCGTCGCGGCGGAGCCGGAGGCGGTGGACGAGATCATCGAGCTGTGCGCCCGGCTGCCGCTGGCACTGGCGGTCACAGCAGCCCGTGCCGCCGTCCAGCCCGCCTTTCCCCTCGCGGCCGTGGTCGACGAACTGTGCGACAGCCGGGGCAGACTGGACGCCTTCAGCGACTTGGACACCGCCGTCGACGTACGGGCCGTTTTCTCCTGGTCGTACCACGCGCTGACCCCGGACGCCGCCCGGCTGTTCCGCCTGCTTGCCGTGCATCCCGGGCCCGACATCTCCCTCCGCGCCGCCGCAAGCCTGGCCGGGCTCACCGTCCAGCAAGTCCGGCGGCTGCTCGCCGAGCTGACTCAGGCACACCTGGTGGACGAGCGCACCCCGGGCCGCTTCGCCTCCCACGACCTGCTGCGCGCGTACGCCGGCGAGCTGGCCGGGACCGTCGACGATCCGGAGGAACTGCGGGCGACCCGTCACCGGATATACGACCACTATCTGTACAGTGCGGTCGCGGCGGGGAACCCCACCCTCTTCATCAGGCACCGGATCGCACTCACCCCACTGTCCCCGGAAGTGTGTCCCGAGGAGTTCACCGGCTCCAAAGAGCGGGCCTCGGCCTGGTTCGCCGCCGAACAACCGGTACTGCTCGCGGTCGTACATCAGGCCGAAGCCGCCAGGTTCGACCAACACACCTGGCAACTTGCGTGGGCCATCGAGCTCTACCTCGGCAGGCACGGCCAATGGCGCGAACTTGAGAGCGCCCTCCTCATGGCAATGGCAGCGGCCCGACGGCTCGCCGACCCAACCGCCGAGGCCCACGTCCTGCGCGGTCTCGCGCAGGCCGAAAGATATGCCGGGGAGACCAAGTATTCGCGGACGCGCCTCGAGCGGGCCATTGAGCTGTTCGGCAGAGCCGGGGAGAAGACCGCCGTCGCCGAGACCCACCGTCAGCTCAGCGCCGTACTGGAGCAACAAGGTGATCTCGAAGCAGCCCTGCACCACTCCAAGCTGTGCCTGCACCTACTCCCCAGCACCCCAGACAATGACAGGCTGCGAAACGCGGCGCTTCTCGGGGTCGGCTGGTGCAACGCTTTGCTGGGCCGCTACGAGGAGGCAATCCACCACTGCCAGACCGCACTGGCCTTCGCCCAAGAACAAGGTGACGACTACGGCGCGCTCCACATTTTCCACACCATCGGCTACGCCCAGCACCACCTAGGTCAGTACGCCGAGGCTGCCGACTGCTTCGAGCACGCCCTGGAACTCATCGGAAGGGAGGGCGGCATTCCCTGGGCAGAAGCCACGACCCTCAAGCACCTGGGCGACACCTGGCTGAGTCTCGCCCGCCCGGACGCGGCGCGCACCGCGTGGACCAACGGTCTTCACATCCTGGAAAAGCTCAGGCATCCCGACGCCGACCTCCTCCGCGCGAGGTTGCGTGAGCTCGACAAGCCGAGCGGTCCCGCCAGAAGCCATGCTCACGACGTATAG
- a CDS encoding phenylacetaldoxime dehydratase family protein → MSTTGRSGTTPRFPAYSSHFPEDTQAFVFAQYACQAGSLGQAANGAATIAELFSGEHQPEVLDRGWFTDTVGAHNVVWLAYWFDLEAYDRWQRSDRVRSAWEQLPSDGPVGHWREVCVIPVERNETLHTHQRADYATSGLSQHEAVEHLETQVHDYWGAARDRIADSAVDPLEPALPVFEPQTALERDTLGRRVTVEVPGNVALIRTAQDWSASTLYREKYLADVKPAKDRGVDYLATHPDSGCIAARNLDEESADGTWLERTCTIAWFASLEHLMTWCRSHRTHLEIYASFFQMVGGGEGPLDVAFWHEVSVLPSGSVTTEYVNCHQATGFLSLTADHRSTITV, encoded by the coding sequence ATGTCCACAACCGGGCGCTCGGGAACCACCCCGCGCTTCCCCGCGTACAGTTCGCACTTCCCTGAGGACACGCAGGCGTTCGTGTTCGCCCAGTACGCCTGTCAGGCGGGCTCACTCGGCCAGGCCGCGAACGGCGCCGCCACGATCGCGGAACTGTTCAGCGGGGAGCACCAGCCGGAGGTGCTGGACCGCGGATGGTTCACCGACACCGTCGGCGCTCACAATGTCGTCTGGCTGGCCTACTGGTTCGACCTGGAGGCGTACGACCGGTGGCAGCGGTCCGATCGTGTCCGCTCCGCCTGGGAACAGCTGCCCTCCGACGGCCCGGTCGGCCACTGGCGCGAGGTGTGCGTCATCCCGGTCGAGCGCAACGAGACCCTGCACACCCACCAGCGTGCCGACTACGCGACCAGCGGCCTGTCCCAGCACGAGGCGGTGGAACACCTTGAGACTCAGGTGCACGACTACTGGGGTGCCGCTCGCGACCGCATCGCGGACTCGGCCGTCGACCCGTTGGAGCCCGCTCTTCCCGTCTTCGAACCGCAGACCGCCCTCGAGCGCGACACGCTGGGTCGGCGCGTCACCGTCGAGGTGCCCGGGAACGTCGCCCTGATCCGGACGGCGCAGGACTGGTCCGCCAGCACCCTGTACCGCGAGAAGTACCTGGCCGACGTCAAACCGGCCAAGGACCGCGGTGTCGACTACCTCGCCACCCACCCGGACTCCGGCTGCATCGCCGCCCGCAATCTCGACGAGGAGTCGGCCGACGGCACATGGCTCGAGCGCACCTGCACCATCGCCTGGTTCGCCTCGCTCGAGCACCTCATGACCTGGTGCCGCTCACACCGCACCCACCTGGAGATCTACGCCAGCTTCTTCCAGATGGTCGGAGGCGGAGAGGGGCCCCTCGACGTCGCGTTCTGGCACGAGGTGTCTGTCCTGCCCAGCGGCTCGGTCACCACCGAGTACGTCAACTGCCACCAGGCGACCGGCTTCCTGTCGCTGACCGCCGACCACCGCAGCACCATCACCGTCTGA
- a CDS encoding ricin-type beta-trefoil lectin domain protein, whose protein sequence is MERTTRPAVRGEEPAVDLFGNVIGPREPSVARTAGHDEGEALGERRLPWQTRRDRGRERTNRAEAARHQPAEQISRQRDADGEHGVVPAQEPVGERPGGGPERLARLLHRIRASRSHTPAEPGAGLHGGPDERDPERNARISRPVVTACALVAFALAAVSFLAFSGKSGTQARPSVHPTGASVGDFAAEVMPGGSASATGDPTPVSSGAKSPARGPAVASGTASDPSAGAPGPAASRATGVVAGATADATAEQGTSATESKAAAGRMIVGYASSRCIEVAAHDGTDGSPLRLWDCGGDAWQKWVFRSDGSVRSMGLCMDIANASTANGTMIQLARCNGGWAQRFTVNSTHNLVNTQIGKCVDVTDSATGSGARLQLWDCASTSNQRWTLR, encoded by the coding sequence ATGGAACGCACAACGAGGCCGGCAGTCAGGGGCGAGGAACCCGCCGTGGACCTGTTCGGCAACGTCATTGGGCCGCGGGAGCCGTCGGTCGCGCGCACCGCCGGGCACGACGAGGGCGAAGCGCTCGGGGAGCGCCGTCTGCCATGGCAGACGCGCCGAGACCGCGGTCGCGAACGCACCAACCGGGCGGAAGCAGCCCGGCACCAGCCCGCAGAACAGATCTCCCGACAACGCGATGCGGACGGGGAGCACGGCGTCGTCCCGGCACAGGAGCCTGTCGGCGAACGCCCAGGAGGTGGACCAGAGCGGCTGGCCAGGCTGCTGCACAGGATCCGCGCCTCGCGGAGCCACACACCGGCGGAACCGGGAGCGGGCCTGCACGGCGGACCAGACGAACGGGATCCGGAGCGGAACGCCCGGATCTCCCGGCCCGTGGTCACTGCCTGCGCACTGGTGGCCTTCGCGCTGGCCGCTGTGTCGTTCCTGGCATTTTCCGGCAAGAGCGGGACACAGGCTCGCCCTTCCGTGCACCCTACCGGGGCATCGGTCGGCGATTTCGCCGCCGAGGTGATGCCGGGCGGGTCAGCGTCCGCCACGGGCGACCCCACGCCCGTTAGCTCCGGGGCGAAGAGCCCGGCGCGGGGGCCCGCCGTGGCGAGCGGCACCGCCTCCGACCCGAGCGCCGGAGCGCCAGGCCCGGCCGCCTCCCGCGCGACCGGGGTGGTGGCAGGAGCGACGGCCGATGCGACAGCCGAGCAGGGTACGTCCGCCACCGAGTCGAAGGCCGCAGCCGGCCGCATGATCGTCGGCTACGCGTCGTCACGGTGCATCGAGGTGGCCGCGCACGACGGAACGGACGGCTCCCCGTTGCGGCTCTGGGACTGCGGTGGCGACGCCTGGCAGAAGTGGGTGTTCCGGTCGGACGGCAGCGTGCGTTCCATGGGCCTGTGCATGGACATTGCGAACGCCTCGACCGCGAACGGCACCATGATTCAGCTGGCCCGTTGCAACGGCGGTTGGGCACAGCGGTTCACCGTGAACAGCACGCACAACCTGGTCAACACCCAGATCGGGAAGTGTGTCGATGTCACTGACTCGGCCACTGGCAGTGGAGCTCGACTGCAGCTGTGGGACTGTGCAAGCACGTCCAACCAGAGGTGGACCCTGCGCTGA
- a CDS encoding FAD-dependent oxidoreductase — translation MPTPLDVLVVGAGIAGLATATALHREGMSVDVIERSPERRATGAGLFLPGNSVRALTALGLGDHLSGAGAPVPGQRLMDHRGRVLADIAMAELWRGTAGCVGITRANLHAALHDIVPVPVRHGITLVSLKQSDDGVDVEFSDGRSGRYDVVVGADGIRSDLRELVDPATGARYLGQVCWRFLTDAPDIDRWTVWLGPRTAFLAYPVGGGRVCCYADVTAAAPKDPTTRAGLPGLFSGYDQRVRDLLATPAAHEAYFSPVEEASGETWAHGRVVLVGDAAHASSPNMAQGVAMAVEDAQVLAEVLATGGDTEHLLQQYVQRRLPRTRWVQQQTHRRDRTRSMPPAVRNIAFRYGAKALFERGNAPLRDLP, via the coding sequence ATGCCCACCCCCCTTGACGTCCTTGTGGTCGGAGCCGGTATCGCCGGCCTCGCGACCGCCACCGCTCTGCACCGCGAGGGAATGTCCGTCGACGTCATCGAGCGTTCTCCCGAGCGCCGTGCCACGGGAGCCGGGCTCTTCCTGCCCGGGAACAGTGTCCGCGCGCTGACCGCACTGGGGCTGGGGGACCACCTCAGCGGGGCGGGAGCGCCCGTGCCGGGGCAGCGGCTGATGGACCACCGGGGCAGGGTGCTGGCCGACATCGCCATGGCTGAACTGTGGAGAGGTACCGCCGGTTGCGTCGGCATCACGCGCGCCAACCTCCATGCGGCCCTGCACGACATCGTGCCGGTGCCTGTCCGCCACGGGATCACCCTGGTCTCGCTCAAGCAGTCCGACGACGGTGTGGACGTGGAGTTCAGTGACGGCAGGAGCGGCCGTTACGACGTGGTCGTGGGAGCGGACGGCATACGGTCGGACCTGCGCGAGTTGGTCGATCCGGCGACCGGTGCCCGCTACCTCGGGCAGGTCTGCTGGCGCTTCCTGACCGACGCTCCCGACATCGACCGGTGGACCGTGTGGCTGGGCCCGAGAACGGCCTTCCTGGCCTACCCCGTCGGCGGGGGCCGGGTGTGCTGCTACGCCGACGTGACGGCCGCCGCACCCAAGGACCCGACCACTCGCGCCGGTCTCCCCGGGCTCTTCTCCGGCTACGACCAGCGCGTACGGGACCTGCTGGCCACACCCGCCGCCCATGAGGCGTACTTCTCACCGGTGGAGGAGGCCAGCGGCGAGACATGGGCGCACGGACGCGTCGTGCTGGTGGGGGACGCCGCCCACGCCAGCTCGCCCAACATGGCCCAGGGCGTTGCCATGGCCGTCGAGGACGCCCAGGTCCTCGCCGAGGTGCTGGCCACCGGGGGAGACACCGAACACCTCCTCCAGCAGTACGTCCAGCGCAGGCTCCCCCGCACCCGGTGGGTGCAGCAGCAGACCCACCGGCGCGACAGGACCAGGTCCATGCCGCCCGCCGTCCGCAACATCGCCTTCCGCTACGGCGCCAAGGCCTTGTTCGAGCGCGGCAACGCCCCGCTGCGCGACCTGCCCTGA
- a CDS encoding right-handed parallel beta-helix repeat-containing protein, producing the protein MAELCPGAVFNLSKTIYFTAAQQRIETQGLPTDGTRAILRVASPTLAMAVFGHDQSGAVLQNVEVDGSRPQYGRIPNSDALIEMGGNSTGQAVRNVYAHHTRGWSDLHLFGGDSTGGVPGCQQATLSGNLLTDAGTDAPDTWADGISLDCGNTLVENNTIRDATDGGIVIFGAPGSTVRNNTIIAATQVMLGGINMVDYGPAGGNYTDTVVSGNTINAAGSLIKIAVPMGPLPWGCGSTVVNYGATVTGNKLEGAHMGYGFVANGVRDWTVTGNTDNSTHVGHVKGSNCSGSIASAPSGFQSASVSNSTLQSNFVPNQSLTSLLGLTERPTTVSFKANNGLFVTAEGAGTQPLIANRAQVGPWEAFDVIYLSGDQVQLRAQVNGLFVTAESAGTEPLIANRTVAKGWETFRMIKNSNGTVGLVAGANNMYVTSNNGTAPLIANRPANNGWEKFTLYAY; encoded by the coding sequence GTGGCGGAACTCTGCCCGGGAGCTGTCTTCAACCTCAGCAAGACCATCTATTTCACTGCCGCTCAGCAGCGAATCGAGACCCAGGGGCTGCCCACCGACGGGACCCGCGCCATCCTGCGGGTCGCCAGCCCCACCCTGGCGATGGCCGTTTTCGGGCACGACCAGTCCGGCGCGGTTCTGCAGAACGTCGAAGTGGACGGCTCCCGCCCGCAGTACGGACGGATTCCCAACTCTGACGCGCTGATCGAGATGGGTGGCAACAGCACCGGCCAGGCCGTGCGCAACGTCTACGCCCACCACACCCGCGGCTGGTCGGACCTCCACCTGTTCGGCGGCGACTCGACCGGCGGCGTACCCGGGTGCCAGCAGGCCACCTTGTCCGGCAATCTGCTCACCGACGCCGGCACGGACGCGCCGGACACATGGGCGGACGGCATCTCCCTGGACTGCGGCAACACTCTGGTTGAGAACAACACCATCCGGGATGCCACCGACGGCGGCATCGTGATCTTCGGTGCTCCCGGCTCGACTGTCCGGAACAACACGATCATCGCCGCAACCCAGGTGATGCTCGGCGGTATCAACATGGTCGACTACGGCCCGGCCGGAGGCAACTACACGGACACCGTGGTGTCGGGCAACACGATCAACGCCGCGGGTTCCCTGATCAAGATCGCAGTGCCCATGGGCCCGCTGCCCTGGGGATGTGGTTCCACCGTCGTCAACTACGGCGCCACCGTGACGGGTAACAAGCTCGAGGGCGCGCACATGGGCTACGGGTTCGTCGCCAACGGCGTCCGAGACTGGACGGTGACCGGCAACACCGACAACTCCACCCACGTGGGCCATGTGAAGGGCTCCAACTGCTCGGGCTCCATCGCCTCAGCACCGAGCGGATTCCAGTCGGCTTCCGTCAGCAACAGCACGCTGCAGTCGAACTTCGTCCCCAACCAGTCCCTGACGAGCCTGCTCGGACTGACGGAACGCCCCACCACCGTAAGCTTCAAGGCGAACAACGGCCTGTTCGTCACGGCGGAGGGCGCCGGCACGCAGCCCCTCATCGCCAACCGCGCGCAGGTCGGGCCATGGGAGGCGTTCGACGTGATCTATCTCAGTGGGGACCAGGTTCAGCTGCGTGCGCAAGTCAACGGCCTGTTCGTCACGGCGGAGAGCGCCGGCACGGAGCCGCTGATCGCCAACCGGACTGTCGCCAAGGGCTGGGAGACATTCCGCATGATCAAGAATTCCAACGGTACCGTCGGTCTGGTTGCCGGGGCGAACAACATGTACGTGACTTCCAACAACGGCACCGCGCCCCTGATCGCAAACCGACCCGCCAACAACGGCTGGGAAAAGTTCACTCTCTACGCCTACTGA
- a CDS encoding carbon-nitrogen hydrolase family protein, with protein MVEYTGTFKAAVVQAEPVWLDADATIDKSIALIEEASRAGAQLIAFGETFIPGYPWWLWLDSPAAGFGFFGRYHENSLTLDGPRFRLLLDAARTHGISVMAGYSERSGGSLYMGQALISADGELVYSRRKLKPTHVERTVFGEGNGSDLSVHDTPLGRVGGLCCWEHLQPLSKYAMFSQHEQIHVAAWPSFSVYRGAAYALGPEVNTAASQIYAVEGQVFVLAPGSLIGDAAFDLFCDTPVKQQLLQRGGGFAQIYGPDGSPLAEPLPEDAEGILYADIDLAAITIAKAAADPVGHYSRPDVTRLLLNQTQQRPVEHTTPSTESCDEPTLSETETAQA; from the coding sequence ATGGTGGAGTACACAGGCACTTTCAAGGCCGCCGTGGTCCAGGCGGAGCCGGTATGGCTGGATGCCGATGCCACGATCGACAAGAGCATCGCCCTGATCGAGGAGGCCTCCCGGGCGGGAGCGCAGCTGATCGCATTCGGGGAGACCTTCATCCCCGGCTACCCCTGGTGGCTGTGGCTGGACTCGCCCGCCGCGGGCTTTGGGTTCTTCGGCCGCTACCACGAGAACTCCCTCACCCTGGACGGCCCACGCTTCCGGCTCCTGCTGGATGCGGCCCGTACGCACGGCATCTCCGTGATGGCCGGGTACAGCGAGCGCAGCGGCGGCAGCCTCTACATGGGCCAGGCACTGATCTCCGCCGACGGTGAACTGGTTTACTCCCGGCGCAAGCTCAAGCCCACCCACGTAGAGCGCACCGTCTTCGGCGAGGGCAACGGCTCCGACCTTTCCGTCCACGACACCCCGCTGGGCCGGGTCGGCGGCCTGTGCTGCTGGGAACACCTGCAGCCGCTGTCCAAGTACGCCATGTTCAGCCAGCACGAGCAGATCCACGTGGCTGCGTGGCCCAGCTTCTCGGTCTACAGGGGAGCCGCCTACGCACTCGGCCCGGAGGTCAACACGGCCGCCTCCCAGATATACGCCGTCGAAGGGCAGGTCTTCGTGCTGGCCCCCGGCTCGCTGATCGGGGACGCCGCCTTCGATCTGTTCTGCGACACCCCGGTCAAGCAGCAGCTGCTGCAACGCGGCGGCGGCTTCGCCCAGATCTACGGCCCGGACGGCAGTCCCCTGGCCGAACCGCTGCCCGAGGACGCCGAAGGCATCCTGTACGCCGACATCGACCTTGCGGCCATCACCATCGCCAAGGCCGCCGCCGACCCCGTCGGGCACTACTCCCGCCCCGACGTCACCCGCCTACTGCTCAACCAGACCCAGCAGCGCCCGGTGGAACACACCACCCCCAGCACAGAGAGCTGCGACGAGCCGACGCTGTCGGAAACGGAGACGGCCCAGGCCTGA
- a CDS encoding DUF1416 domain-containing protein, with translation MCGARAGGPDSSTIKHGETTIQGSVTRDGEPVTGYVRLLDSTGEFTAEVPTSATGQFHFHAAEGTWTVRALVPGATADRTVVAQTGGLAEVAIAV, from the coding sequence ATGTGTGGAGCAAGGGCCGGCGGCCCCGACTCCTCGACGATCAAGCACGGCGAGACGACCATCCAGGGCAGCGTGACCCGTGACGGCGAGCCCGTCACCGGCTACGTCCGCCTGCTGGACTCGACCGGCGAGTTCACCGCCGAGGTCCCGACCTCGGCGACCGGACAGTTCCACTTCCACGCGGCCGAGGGCACATGGACGGTGCGCGCACTCGTCCCGGGCGCCACGGCGGACCGCACGGTCGTCGCGCAGACCGGCGGCCTGGCCGAGGTCGCCATCGCCGTCTGA
- a CDS encoding sigma-70 family RNA polymerase sigma factor: protein MVPDRGQDFMLAISTEEADLLRFAKTLTLGDVHSAEDLVQEALLRAWRHADRLISTQGLARPWLFTVVRRLAIDRLRASRVRPVELCASEVDVDVVPDAGERMLTSHVLKRAMADLTPPHREVLVHRYYLDRSVEDTAAALKLPIGTVKSRTSHALRALRQGLTSQGLHAG, encoded by the coding sequence GTGGTCCCGGACAGAGGCCAGGACTTCATGTTGGCGATCAGTACGGAGGAAGCCGACCTGCTGCGCTTCGCCAAGACACTCACCCTGGGTGACGTCCACAGCGCTGAAGACCTTGTCCAGGAGGCGCTGTTACGGGCCTGGCGCCACGCGGATCGGCTCATCTCCACCCAAGGACTCGCGCGTCCCTGGCTCTTCACCGTGGTGCGGCGGCTGGCCATCGACCGTCTCCGGGCCTCTCGCGTCCGTCCGGTCGAGCTGTGCGCATCGGAAGTGGACGTGGACGTGGTGCCCGATGCAGGCGAGCGCATGCTCACCTCGCACGTGCTGAAGAGGGCGATGGCGGACCTGACCCCGCCCCACCGCGAGGTACTTGTTCACCGGTACTACCTCGATCGCAGTGTTGAGGACACCGCTGCCGCATTGAAACTCCCGATCGGCACGGTGAAGTCCCGCACCAGCCATGCGTTGCGGGCACTGCGCCAAGGCTTGACGTCCCAGGGACTCCACGCGGGGTGA
- a CDS encoding helix-turn-helix transcriptional regulator yields the protein MISIAILASDPVTREGAASCLSRQRELTVLPLQEHERADVVVMLTVDVTDETMLLMEAVSARSVKPGMGIVLVTGSVREGQVVRAVQFGLRSVIWRQDAGFDRIAKAIRGVADGRGVLPASVQGWLIDHIGTVHSDVLGPMGLMPSGLEVREVEVLRLLADGLDTTEIAQKLSYSERTIKNIISGMINRLGLRNRAHAVAFALRSGTL from the coding sequence GTGATCTCGATCGCGATCCTTGCCAGTGACCCGGTCACGAGGGAGGGAGCGGCCTCCTGCCTGAGCAGGCAGCGGGAACTGACAGTGCTGCCGCTGCAGGAGCACGAGCGGGCGGACGTGGTTGTGATGCTGACCGTGGACGTCACCGACGAGACGATGCTGCTCATGGAAGCGGTGTCCGCCCGCTCGGTCAAGCCCGGCATGGGAATCGTGCTGGTCACCGGAAGTGTGCGCGAGGGCCAGGTGGTGCGGGCGGTGCAGTTCGGCCTGCGCAGCGTGATATGGCGTCAGGATGCCGGGTTCGACCGAATCGCCAAGGCCATCCGAGGCGTCGCCGACGGACGCGGCGTGCTGCCCGCCTCGGTCCAGGGCTGGCTGATCGATCACATCGGCACGGTCCACAGCGACGTGCTGGGGCCGATGGGGCTGATGCCGTCCGGACTTGAAGTCCGCGAAGTGGAGGTGCTGCGCCTGCTGGCGGACGGCTTGGACACGACGGAGATCGCCCAGAAGCTGAGCTATTCCGAGCGCACCATCAAGAACATCATCAGCGGCATGATCAACCGCCTGGGACTGCGTAACCGCGCCCACGCGGTCGCCTTCGCATTGCGCTCCGGGACCCTGTGA
- a CDS encoding transketolase-like TK C-terminal-containing protein — MDQTLAAVPKDSAAREHRRRQVVAGAYPARHEPPVVTIAAMGAVITEALSAADRLDAMGLGADVVCVTSPGLVFRALQARQGRQKGSDWILKQAFPARRARPLVTVLDGHPHTLAFLASVNNVRSTSLGGTSFGQSGTIEDLHRFPGLDTDSVVGAALDLID; from the coding sequence GTGGACCAGACCCTGGCGGCCGTGCCGAAGGACTCGGCGGCCAGGGAACACCGACGTCGGCAGGTCGTCGCCGGTGCCTACCCGGCGCGGCACGAACCACCCGTGGTAACCATCGCGGCGATGGGCGCGGTGATCACCGAGGCACTCTCAGCCGCCGACCGCCTGGACGCAATGGGGCTCGGTGCCGACGTGGTCTGCGTGACCAGTCCCGGGCTCGTCTTCCGTGCTCTTCAGGCGCGGCAGGGGCGACAGAAGGGATCCGACTGGATCCTCAAGCAAGCTTTCCCCGCCCGACGGGCGCGACCACTTGTCACCGTCCTGGACGGGCATCCGCACACGCTGGCCTTTCTGGCGTCGGTCAACAATGTGCGCAGCACCTCCCTGGGGGGCACCTCCTTCGGGCAATCCGGCACCATCGAGGACCTGCACCGCTTCCCCGGGCTCGACACGGACAGCGTCGTCGGCGCCGCTCTCGATTTGATCGACTGA